A single window of Ictalurus furcatus strain D&B chromosome 3, Billie_1.0, whole genome shotgun sequence DNA harbors:
- the bmp5 gene encoding bone morphogenetic protein 5, producing the protein MKVLTLCDGAAFALLWSCLGFFHSVQCALGDNHVHSSFVYRRLRNHERREIQREILSILGLPHRPKPFSPSKQASSAPLFMLDLYNAMATEEAEEDALLGDAGKAISINSVGNSRKSQHSAPYGYSRAPVAWTSQSPPLATSHDANFLNDADMVMSFVNLVERDRDFSHQRRHYKEFRFDLTQIPDGEAVTAAEFRIYKDHSLGRYENITLKVSIYQVIKEYQNRDAETFLLDSKKICASDGGWLVFDITATSNHWVLNPQQNMGLQLCVETMDGRSINMKSAGIIGRSGPQSKQPFLVAFFKASEVLLRSVRATGGKRKNPSRNKGRSPPKTSQASRIGDQNISEQKQACKKHELYVSFRELGWQDWIIAPEGYAAFYCDGECSFPLNAHMNATNHAIVQTLVHLMFPDNVPKPCCAPTKLNAISVLYFDDSSNVILKKYRNMVVRSCGCH; encoded by the exons ATGAAGGTCCTAACGCTTTGCGACGGAGCGGCCTTCGCACTCCTGTGGAGCTGCCTCGGCTTCTTTCACAGCGTCCAGTGCGCATTAGGAGACAACCATGTCCACTCGAGCTTCGTTTACAGACGCTTGAGAAACCACGAGCGCAGAGAGATCCAACGGGAGATCCTCTCCATCCTGGGTTTGCCCCATCGCCCGAAACCCTTCTCTCCTTCAAAGCAGGCATCCTCGGCACCTCTCTTCATGCTCGATCTGTACAACGCCATGGCGACCGAGGAAGCGGAGGAGGACGCGCTGCTCGGGGACGCAGGCAAAGCGATCAGTATCAACTCAGTGGGGAATTCGCGCAAAAGCCAGCACAGCGCTCCATATGGATATTCTCGCGCGCCCGTGGCCTGGACAAGTCAGAGTCCACCTCTGGCTACTTCACACGACGCAAACTTTCTGAACGATGCCGACATGGTTATGAGCTTTGTGAATCTGG tggagagagacagggatttTTCCCACCAGAGGAGACATTATAAAGAGTTCCGTTTTGACCTAACTCAAATTCCGGATGGGGAAGCTGTAACAGCAGCAGAGTTTCGCATCTATAAAGATCACAGTCTTGGGAGATATGAAAACATCACACTAAAGGTCTCCATATACCAGGTGATCAAGGAATATCAAAACAG GGATGCAGAGACATTTTTGCTCGATTCAAAGAAAATCTGTGCCTCAGATGGAGGATGGCTGGTGTTTGACATCACAGCCACCAGTAACCATTGGGTGCTTAACCCACAGCAGAACATGGGCCTTCAGCTCTGTGTAGAGACCATGGACG GTCGAAGCATCAACATGAAATCCGCCGGGATCATTGGCAGGAGCGGGCCACAATCCAAGCAGCCTTTTCTTGTGGCATTTTTCAAAGCCAGCGAAGTGTTGCTGCGCTCTGTAAGGGCCACAGGGGGAAAGAGGAAGAATCCTAGCAGAAACAAAGGCAGAAGTCCACCAAAAACCTCACAGGCTTCCAGGATTGGAG ATCAAAACATCAGCGAACAGAAGCAGGCCTGCAAGAAGCATGAGCTTTATGTCAGCTTCCGCGAATTAGGATGGCAG GACTGGATAATTGCACCTGAGGGCTATGCAGCATTTTACTGTGATGGAGAATGCTCATTCCCACTCAATGCACATATGAATGCAACAAATCATGCAATTGTGCAAACTCTG GTCCATCTCATGTTTCCGGATAATGTGCCAAAGCCTTGCTGTGCACCAACCAAGCTGAACGCAATATCTGTGCTATACTTTGATGACAGCTCAAATGTAATTCTGAAAAAATACCGCAATATGGTAGTCAGGTCTTGTGGGTGCCACTGA